Proteins encoded in a region of the Wenzhouxiangella sp. XN201 genome:
- a CDS encoding APC family permease → MESSHRPVDEGLVRRLGALGIGLLALNGMIGAGIFGVPAGAAALTGAWSPLVFVACALLLGVIMLCFAEIASRFDRTGGPILYIDTAFGRFAGFQTGWAFYIARLTAYAANLNLLIVSLGYLWPAAEEGWIRVALMAGILGSLCWINVTGIKRAVGSLGVLTVLKLIPLISLVIFGLAWLAPAGSSLAGQAPPAIGDFATAALLVIYAFVGWESALVPAGEVRNPSRAMPMALFGALGVATVFYVLIQAISVAALPDLAESERALVDVAEVLMGPAGALLLTIGVVVSVGGNVAGTMISAPRLTYALARDGNFPAWFGRVHAEYHTPANSIIFFTALTLLLSVFGSFVWLAAMSALVRVLIYMACIGAMPRLRAQAADNNSASFRLPGGWLIPVIAFAACSLLLIQISLQSVLATALVLAVGTVIYWLARRD, encoded by the coding sequence ATGGAATCATCCCACCGTCCAGTAGATGAGGGCCTGGTACGCCGACTCGGAGCGCTCGGCATCGGCCTGCTGGCCTTGAACGGCATGATCGGAGCCGGCATTTTCGGAGTACCGGCCGGGGCCGCGGCCCTGACCGGGGCCTGGAGCCCGTTGGTCTTTGTTGCCTGCGCCTTGCTGCTGGGCGTGATCATGCTGTGCTTTGCCGAGATCGCCTCGCGCTTCGATCGCACCGGCGGACCCATCCTCTACATCGACACGGCTTTCGGACGCTTTGCCGGGTTCCAGACCGGCTGGGCCTTCTACATCGCGCGGCTGACCGCGTATGCGGCCAACCTGAACCTGCTCATCGTCTCGCTGGGCTACCTGTGGCCGGCCGCCGAAGAAGGCTGGATCCGGGTCGCACTGATGGCCGGTATTCTCGGCAGCCTGTGCTGGATCAATGTCACCGGCATCAAGCGCGCCGTGGGATCGCTCGGCGTGCTTACCGTACTGAAATTGATTCCGCTGATCAGCCTGGTCATCTTCGGCCTGGCCTGGCTGGCGCCGGCCGGCAGTTCCCTTGCCGGCCAGGCACCACCGGCGATCGGCGATTTCGCCACCGCTGCATTGCTGGTCATCTATGCCTTTGTCGGCTGGGAGTCGGCCCTGGTGCCAGCGGGCGAAGTCAGAAATCCGTCGCGCGCGATGCCGATGGCGTTGTTCGGCGCGCTCGGCGTGGCGACCGTTTTCTACGTACTGATCCAGGCCATCAGCGTGGCCGCCCTACCCGACCTGGCCGAATCCGAGCGCGCGCTGGTCGATGTGGCCGAAGTCTTGATGGGACCGGCCGGCGCGCTCTTGCTGACCATCGGCGTGGTGGTATCGGTGGGCGGCAATGTCGCCGGCACCATGATCTCCGCACCCCGCTTGACCTATGCGCTGGCGCGAGACGGCAACTTCCCGGCCTGGTTCGGGCGCGTTCATGCCGAGTATCACACGCCAGCCAATTCCATAATTTTCTTTACGGCACTGACCCTGCTGCTTTCGGTGTTTGGATCATTCGTCTGGCTGGCAGCCATGAGCGCGCTGGTGCGCGTCCTGATTTACATGGCCTGCATCGGCGCCATGCCGCGGCTTCGCGCCCAAGCTGCCGACAACAACTCCGCCAGCTTCCGTTTGCCCGGCGGCTGGCTCATTCCCGTCATTGCCTTCGCCGCCTGTAGCCTGCTACTGATCCAGATCAGCCTGCAATCGGTACTGGCCACGGCGCTCGTGCTGGCCGTCGGCACGGTTATTTACTGGCTGGCAAGACGAGACTGA
- a CDS encoding MFS transporter: MRSLSSTGFALFGAALVAISYGLARFAFGLFVPPIRADLALTPDVIGIIGALPLISFLLATLVAPLAADRLGARYTAVLSGGFGVVGLVLISLASGALSLGLGVFACGVCTGLMMPALTAAMQALVKRSLHGRVSSVMNAGTSIGVAVAVPAVLFLSGAWRFAYVSFAVLAGVGVIAAWYFIPSVSRIMPANAAPPPPISALQWSRLFRLSLFAFVMGFVSAAYWIFAPDLVVSLGGLPPGATGWLWLAVGIAGLGGAVAADLADRNNPPITHALMLMMMSASLALLAASPGQLVLAAFSALVFGLAYMSLTGLYLLTGIRLLPGRLSMGPVLPFMACALGQAVGSPVVGVLVNEFGYADAFAMFSTIGIVVALLSPLYPRYIEHEPEEEQEEDETGLQAAYDHQLQGEDGEPLRPATGNARSP, translated from the coding sequence ATGAGGTCACTTTCAAGCACAGGGTTCGCGCTGTTCGGTGCAGCGCTGGTCGCGATCAGCTATGGGCTCGCGCGCTTTGCCTTCGGGCTGTTCGTGCCTCCAATCCGCGCCGACCTGGCGCTGACGCCGGATGTGATCGGCATCATCGGCGCGCTGCCACTGATCAGTTTCTTGCTGGCCACGCTGGTCGCGCCGCTCGCCGCCGATCGCCTCGGTGCCCGCTACACGGCGGTACTGTCGGGTGGTTTCGGTGTCGTCGGCCTCGTGCTGATCAGCCTGGCCTCCGGTGCCCTGTCGCTTGGCCTGGGGGTGTTCGCTTGCGGCGTCTGCACCGGCCTGATGATGCCGGCGCTCACGGCTGCCATGCAGGCGCTGGTGAAACGTTCATTGCACGGGCGCGTCAGCTCGGTCATGAATGCAGGTACCAGCATCGGTGTGGCCGTTGCCGTCCCGGCGGTCCTGTTCCTGTCCGGTGCCTGGCGTTTCGCGTACGTATCCTTTGCGGTCCTGGCGGGTGTCGGTGTGATTGCTGCGTGGTACTTCATTCCCTCGGTGTCGCGGATCATGCCGGCCAATGCCGCGCCGCCGCCGCCGATCAGCGCCCTGCAATGGTCGCGGCTGTTCCGGTTGTCGCTGTTTGCATTCGTGATGGGTTTCGTCTCTGCGGCGTACTGGATCTTCGCGCCCGATCTGGTGGTCAGTCTCGGCGGTTTGCCGCCTGGCGCAACCGGGTGGCTGTGGCTGGCGGTCGGCATTGCAGGTCTTGGTGGCGCCGTGGCAGCCGACCTGGCCGATCGCAACAATCCGCCCATTACGCACGCGCTGATGCTGATGATGATGTCCGCGAGCCTGGCACTGCTCGCCGCCAGCCCCGGTCAGCTGGTGCTCGCGGCGTTTTCCGCGCTGGTCTTCGGCCTGGCTTACATGAGCCTGACGGGGCTCTACCTGTTGACCGGAATTCGCCTGTTGCCGGGCCGACTTTCGATGGGGCCAGTGCTGCCATTCATGGCCTGTGCGCTCGGGCAGGCGGTCGGTTCCCCCGTGGTCGGTGTGCTGGTCAATGAATTCGGTTATGCCGATGCGTTTGCCATGTTCTCCACGATTGGCATCGTGGTGGCGCTTTTGTCACCGCTTTACCCGCGCTACATTGAGCACGAGCCTGAGGAGGAACAGGAAGAGGACGAAACCGGTCTCCAGGCGGCATACGATCACCAGCTCCAGGGCGAGGATGGCGAGCCACTCAGGCCTGCCACCGGAAATGCCCGGAGTCCGTAA
- a CDS encoding DUF305 domain-containing protein, with translation MDQQKEMAGMGWGRFAAMIATSTIIMVFLMYQLVYSLDHAYVSLNRLIASLVMGCVMAVVMLSFMWSMYKGLGTKIGVLVLAALLATGFLYINRSQSLIGDVEFMKSMIPHHSIAINNSRKASISDPRVRELADEIIAAQVREIAVMKLLLEDIEQNGERQEKALAPRSTEVTPEMQREIEKAVQ, from the coding sequence ATGGATCAACAAAAGGAAATGGCGGGGATGGGATGGGGCCGTTTTGCGGCGATGATTGCAACATCAACGATCATCATGGTCTTTCTGATGTATCAGCTTGTCTACTCACTCGACCATGCATACGTGAGCCTGAACCGCCTGATTGCTTCATTGGTAATGGGGTGCGTCATGGCTGTAGTGATGTTGTCCTTCATGTGGTCTATGTACAAAGGGCTGGGAACCAAAATTGGAGTTCTCGTATTAGCCGCGCTGTTGGCGACAGGGTTTCTATACATTAATAGAAGCCAATCTTTGATCGGGGATGTCGAATTCATGAAATCCATGATTCCGCATCATTCGATTGCCATAAACAACTCGCGCAAGGCGAGCATCAGCGATCCACGCGTCCGCGAGCTGGCTGATGAAATCATTGCAGCTCAGGTCCGCGAGATCGCAGTGATGAAGTTGCTCCTGGAGGATATTGAGCAGAATGGAGAGCGTCAGGAAAAGGCGCTTGCCCCGCGATCCACCGAAGTGACGCCGGAGATGCAGCGCGAGATCGAGAAGGCGGTGCAGTGA
- a CDS encoding DedA family protein, with product MALNDRAGDRGTSSDGSTYTTSSDRPGFMDKLLQPLLELPPFTVYLLIGLLCWSEGAFFLGFVTPGELAVVTGGILASRGHVEMDILLGVVVFATIAGNATGFYVGRRWGAGMLGWAPLQRFFGPSIRRTQDFMYRRGEWAIALSRVSTPTRIVVPFLAGASEVRYRRFVLLDVPASLVWALVYATLGYVLGASWDVIKEVSGTAALLVLILFLLAVVIRWVAARVAAHRRRVEALFRLTLRVTGTRGIARTLAPGFRWLNRRFDPRLAQGLSLTLGFLALVGAIGGVGLVFSQTQAVRGLALIDFPVLEWMGNTRTEEAVSIARSVLLAFHWPGVVGLAVPLMAFALWRAGWVASIRIGVGVVGAAGGAYFLDRFVLEGHVPGAEFPSVPVAVSAVLLVHMTALTARILDWGGAVASAAVGTFVLFTIGLGTVVAGWAAPSGIALGLALGMAWATALELPGTALRSEPSSPEEAEPGNPPSRGRNEPPLG from the coding sequence GTGGCGCTGAACGATCGTGCTGGTGATCGGGGCACCTCGTCCGATGGTTCGACCTATACGACATCATCCGACAGACCTGGATTCATGGACAAACTCCTCCAGCCGCTACTCGAGCTTCCCCCTTTCACGGTCTACCTGCTGATCGGGCTGCTTTGCTGGTCCGAGGGTGCATTCTTCCTCGGATTCGTGACGCCGGGGGAACTCGCCGTCGTGACCGGTGGGATCCTCGCATCGCGCGGTCATGTCGAGATGGATATTCTGCTGGGGGTCGTGGTGTTCGCGACCATTGCGGGCAACGCCACCGGTTTCTACGTGGGTCGCCGCTGGGGAGCCGGAATGTTGGGGTGGGCTCCGCTGCAGAGATTTTTTGGTCCTTCGATTCGGAGAACGCAGGACTTCATGTACCGACGGGGGGAGTGGGCCATTGCGCTGAGCCGGGTATCCACGCCGACTCGAATCGTCGTGCCGTTTCTCGCAGGCGCGTCCGAGGTTCGCTATCGTCGGTTCGTGCTGCTCGATGTGCCGGCGAGCCTGGTCTGGGCCCTCGTGTATGCCACGCTCGGATACGTTCTGGGTGCGTCCTGGGACGTCATCAAGGAGGTGAGCGGAACCGCTGCCCTGCTGGTTCTGATTCTGTTCCTTCTGGCCGTAGTCATTCGGTGGGTGGCCGCCCGCGTCGCCGCACACCGGCGTCGGGTTGAGGCTTTGTTCCGGCTGACGCTGCGGGTAACCGGTACCCGGGGCATCGCACGTACGCTCGCTCCCGGTTTCCGCTGGCTAAACCGACGATTCGACCCACGGTTGGCTCAGGGGCTGAGCCTGACGCTGGGCTTTCTCGCCCTCGTGGGGGCGATCGGGGGTGTCGGCCTGGTGTTCAGTCAGACTCAGGCGGTTCGGGGTCTGGCATTGATCGATTTTCCCGTGCTCGAGTGGATGGGCAACACCCGAACCGAAGAGGCGGTTTCGATTGCACGGAGCGTGCTGCTGGCATTTCACTGGCCCGGAGTCGTCGGCCTGGCCGTGCCGCTGATGGCCTTCGCGTTGTGGCGGGCAGGATGGGTCGCGTCGATCCGAATCGGCGTCGGAGTTGTTGGCGCGGCGGGAGGCGCCTATTTCCTCGATCGTTTCGTGCTCGAAGGGCACGTTCCGGGTGCGGAGTTTCCCTCGGTGCCGGTTGCCGTTTCAGCAGTGCTGCTCGTTCATATGACCGCGCTGACGGCCAGAATCCTGGATTGGGGCGGTGCAGTGGCAAGTGCGGCGGTCGGCACGTTCGTCCTGTTCACAATAGGGTTGGGAACGGTCGTGGCCGGGTGGGCAGCGCCTTCGGGAATCGCTCTGGGGCTGGCCCTGGGGATGGCCTGGGCGACGGCGCTGGAACTGCCCGGGACTGCCTTGCGATCCGAGCCTTCTTCCCCGGAGGAGGCGGAGCCAGGCAATCCGCCATCGCGTGGGAGGAACGAGCCTCCGCTTGGGTGA
- a CDS encoding GNAT family N-acetyltransferase, with the protein MKDIDKRSELIEREALLSLHRHCPPETRETLGLFLEEVDDALVAGASNDPSILLNRALGLGSRKPPSADAIARIDSIYRERGVERYFLHVYPDTLEHGAATFEDTRLEPARGWMKFVRDDSPRPDGSTELEVRRVGREGAQDFGCIVAGAFGMTPAAGPLLAGLVTDERWHLFVSYAGDEAAGAGSMLIDGDVAWFEWGATEPQYRRRGSQGAIMRARIDAARDAGCKFMFTETGEASGDDPQHSYGNIQRYGFRESVLRQNWAPPAS; encoded by the coding sequence ATGAAAGACATTGACAAGCGCTCCGAGCTCATCGAACGCGAGGCCTTGCTCTCGCTGCACCGCCACTGCCCACCAGAGACGCGCGAGACACTCGGCCTGTTCCTCGAGGAGGTCGACGACGCACTCGTTGCCGGCGCCTCCAACGATCCGAGTATTTTGCTCAACCGCGCTCTCGGCCTGGGAAGTCGAAAACCGCCGAGTGCCGATGCGATCGCTCGCATCGACTCGATCTACCGTGAGCGCGGAGTCGAACGTTATTTCCTGCATGTCTATCCCGACACCCTCGAGCACGGCGCTGCCACGTTCGAAGACACTCGTCTGGAGCCGGCACGCGGCTGGATGAAGTTTGTCCGCGACGACTCTCCGCGCCCTGACGGTTCAACCGAGCTTGAGGTGCGGCGTGTTGGCAGGGAGGGCGCGCAAGATTTTGGCTGCATCGTCGCCGGTGCTTTCGGCATGACGCCGGCCGCTGGGCCCCTCCTCGCCGGACTGGTCACCGATGAGCGCTGGCACCTGTTCGTGAGCTACGCCGGCGATGAGGCCGCCGGCGCTGGCTCGATGCTGATCGACGGTGACGTCGCCTGGTTCGAATGGGGCGCCACCGAGCCGCAATACCGCCGGCGCGGCAGCCAGGGCGCGATCATGCGCGCCCGCATCGACGCCGCCCGTGACGCTGGCTGCAAGTTCATGTTCACAGAAACCGGCGAAGCCTCCGGTGACGATCCGCAGCACTCCTACGGCAACATCCAACGCTACGGCTTCCGCGAGAGCGTGCTGCGGCAGAACTGGGCGCCGCCTGCGTCCTGA
- a CDS encoding neutral zinc metallopeptidase codes for MKWERARKSRNVEDRRGRRVAAGGGLGLGGIAIVVVISLLFGQNPLELLGLVSETRTTVDDSPGASAPDPTDEDSQFVAAILGETEDVWRVLFESRGAIYPAPTLVLFTGQVRSACGSASSAMGPFYCPGDRKVYIDLSFFDEMERRLGGGGDFAEAYVIAHEVGHHVQGVTGSADAVNDARRAGREIDGDGGLLVRQELQADCYAGVWAHHAQNRHQWLEAGDVEEALATASAIGDDRLQRQSRGVVVPDAFTHGSARQRVRWFRTGFEHGEPTRCDTFEATAL; via the coding sequence ATGAAATGGGAACGCGCACGCAAGAGCCGTAATGTCGAGGATCGTCGCGGCCGTCGAGTGGCGGCCGGCGGTGGGCTTGGACTCGGTGGCATCGCAATCGTGGTCGTGATCAGCCTGCTTTTCGGCCAGAATCCCCTGGAACTGCTCGGCCTGGTATCCGAGACTCGGACGACGGTCGATGATTCACCAGGCGCGTCTGCGCCCGATCCGACCGACGAGGACAGCCAGTTTGTTGCCGCCATCCTTGGCGAGACTGAAGACGTCTGGCGCGTCCTCTTCGAATCACGCGGCGCGATCTACCCGGCGCCTACGCTGGTGCTTTTCACGGGACAGGTGCGTTCGGCTTGCGGCAGCGCAAGCAGCGCGATGGGTCCCTTCTACTGCCCCGGCGATCGCAAGGTCTACATCGACCTGTCGTTTTTCGACGAGATGGAGCGGCGTCTTGGCGGCGGTGGCGACTTTGCCGAAGCCTATGTGATTGCCCATGAAGTCGGACATCACGTGCAGGGGGTCACGGGGTCGGCGGATGCCGTTAACGACGCGCGACGTGCTGGTCGCGAGATCGACGGCGACGGTGGACTGCTGGTGCGCCAGGAACTCCAGGCGGATTGCTATGCCGGGGTCTGGGCCCATCATGCCCAGAATCGTCATCAATGGCTGGAGGCCGGTGACGTTGAAGAAGCGCTGGCAACCGCCAGCGCCATCGGAGACGATCGGCTTCAGCGGCAATCTCGCGGCGTGGTGGTGCCAGACGCCTTTACGCACGGCTCGGCCAGACAGCGCGTGCGCTGGTTCCGAACCGGTTTCGAGCACGGCGAACCCACGCGCTGCGACACCTTCGAAGCCACCGCCCTTTGA
- a CDS encoding SDR family oxidoreductase produces the protein MTDVVVVIGSGAIGQAIARRVSAGNKVLLADLHRENAEAVAKVMGDAGFDVRPTTVDVTSRESVAGLVEEAAGLGDITGVIHSAGVSPSNAPPAVIFKVDLYGTAVVLEAFGNVIARNGSGLVVSSQAGHRLGTLTPEQTSALATTPADELLDLAMLQPDRVTDSLRAYQIAKRGASLRVQAEAVRWARRGARVNAVSPGIVVTPLSRKELSGPNSQGYKRMIEVCAAGRAGTPDEVGAVGALLMGPEGAFISGSDFLMDGGVTAAYWYGDLALQE, from the coding sequence ATGACGGACGTCGTCGTAGTCATCGGATCGGGAGCGATCGGTCAAGCCATCGCGCGCCGCGTCAGCGCAGGCAATAAGGTGTTGCTCGCCGACTTGCATCGCGAAAATGCCGAGGCTGTCGCGAAAGTGATGGGTGATGCCGGGTTCGATGTGCGTCCGACAACCGTGGATGTCACTTCTCGAGAATCTGTTGCAGGTCTGGTCGAGGAGGCTGCGGGACTTGGAGATATCACCGGGGTCATACACTCTGCCGGCGTCTCTCCCTCGAATGCGCCACCGGCCGTCATTTTCAAGGTTGACCTGTATGGTACGGCCGTCGTACTGGAAGCCTTCGGCAACGTGATTGCCCGCAATGGATCGGGTCTGGTCGTCTCCTCACAAGCGGGGCACAGGCTGGGGACGTTGACGCCCGAACAGACCAGTGCCTTGGCGACAACACCGGCCGACGAGCTGCTCGATCTCGCCATGCTGCAGCCCGACCGGGTAACGGATTCGCTACGGGCCTACCAGATTGCCAAGCGCGGGGCCTCGCTTCGGGTGCAGGCCGAGGCGGTCCGGTGGGCCAGGCGTGGGGCGCGGGTCAACGCCGTCAGCCCCGGCATTGTCGTTACGCCGCTGTCCAGGAAGGAGTTGAGCGGCCCGAACAGCCAGGGCTACAAGCGCATGATCGAGGTTTGCGCAGCCGGTCGCGCCGGTACACCTGATGAAGTCGGGGCTGTCGGGGCGCTGCTGATGGGGCCGGAGGGCGCCTTCATCTCCGGCAGTGATTTCCTGATGGATGGCGGGGTTACGGCCGCTTACTGGTATGGCGATCTGGCTCTTCAGGAGTAA
- a CDS encoding amidohydrolase — MRSTRLTMLVLSICFAVSMQAGAQDELRESIATDYQRNLEALFKHFHENPELSHREFETSERLAAEIRELGYEVTEGVGGTGVVAVMQNGDGPTVMIRADMDGLPIREQSGLEYASTATQEDIDGEVKPVMHACGHDTHITSLVGTARQMAARKSEWSGTLVLIGQPAEERISGARRMLEDGLYERFPKPDYALAFHVSAGIPTGRIEVPLALRASSADSVDIVVHGVGAHGASPHKGIDPVLVASQIVVSLQSVVSRTIAPQQAGVITVGAIHGGSKHNIIGDRVEMQLTVRSNDFEVRDTLLDAIDRVARGVAISLGVPDDLLPEVTRSETETTPPTINDSATAERVRNVVAEAFGEDVLWDEPRDGMGAEDFAYFVTPDSGVKGVYFNVGGTPPEDLDDAPSHHSPFFRIEPEPAITMATETMVRAATHLFGGGMEEAQ, encoded by the coding sequence ATGCGTTCAACCCGACTGACAATGCTGGTACTTTCGATCTGCTTCGCCGTCTCCATGCAGGCCGGCGCGCAGGACGAACTGCGCGAATCCATCGCTACCGACTACCAACGGAATCTGGAAGCCCTGTTCAAGCACTTCCACGAGAACCCGGAGCTCTCGCACCGCGAGTTCGAGACCTCGGAACGGCTGGCGGCTGAAATCCGCGAGCTGGGTTATGAGGTCACCGAAGGCGTCGGCGGCACCGGCGTGGTCGCGGTCATGCAAAACGGCGACGGCCCCACGGTAATGATCCGCGCCGATATGGACGGCCTGCCGATACGCGAGCAATCCGGACTGGAGTATGCATCGACCGCTACCCAGGAAGATATCGACGGCGAGGTCAAGCCGGTCATGCACGCCTGCGGCCACGATACGCACATTACGTCGCTGGTCGGCACGGCGCGCCAGATGGCCGCGCGCAAGAGCGAATGGTCGGGCACGCTTGTACTAATCGGCCAACCGGCCGAGGAGAGAATCTCCGGTGCGCGCAGGATGCTCGAAGATGGTTTGTACGAGCGCTTCCCCAAACCCGACTACGCGCTGGCTTTCCACGTATCCGCCGGCATCCCGACGGGCAGGATCGAAGTGCCGCTGGCGCTGCGTGCATCGAGTGCGGACTCGGTCGACATCGTCGTCCACGGCGTCGGTGCACACGGCGCCTCGCCGCATAAGGGCATCGACCCGGTGCTGGTCGCCTCACAGATCGTCGTTTCGTTGCAATCGGTGGTCTCGCGCACGATCGCACCGCAGCAGGCTGGCGTCATCACGGTCGGTGCAATTCACGGCGGCAGCAAGCACAACATCATCGGTGACCGGGTCGAAATGCAGTTGACCGTTCGCTCCAACGATTTTGAAGTGCGCGATACCCTGCTCGACGCCATCGACCGGGTCGCACGCGGTGTAGCCATTTCCCTGGGCGTGCCCGACGACTTGCTGCCCGAAGTCACCCGCTCGGAGACCGAAACCACGCCGCCGACGATCAACGACAGCGCCACCGCCGAACGCGTGCGCAACGTGGTCGCCGAAGCGTTCGGCGAGGACGTGCTCTGGGACGAGCCGCGTGATGGCATGGGCGCGGAGGACTTCGCGTATTTCGTCACCCCCGATAGCGGGGTCAAGGGCGTGTACTTCAACGTCGGCGGAACGCCCCCGGAAGACCTCGACGATGCGCCCTCGCACCACTCACCGTTCTTCCGTATCGAACCGGAACCGGCGATCACCATGGCCACCGAAACCATGGTCCGCGCCGCGACCCACTTGTTCGGGGGAGGTATGGAAGAAGCTCAATAA
- a CDS encoding DUF883 family protein translates to MATAMDKELKELKEEYSSLKSELSEMRKTVSKLARSATDEGRDRIRAAADQSREQARQSWSAFEKEVEERPMTSMAAALGLGIILGKLLSR, encoded by the coding sequence ATGGCCACTGCAATGGACAAGGAACTCAAGGAGCTGAAGGAAGAGTATTCGTCCCTGAAGAGTGAGCTCTCGGAAATGAGAAAGACGGTTTCCAAGCTGGCACGGTCGGCTACCGACGAAGGCCGCGACCGAATTCGCGCCGCGGCCGATCAGTCGCGCGAACAGGCCCGCCAGAGTTGGAGCGCGTTCGAAAAGGAAGTCGAAGAACGCCCGATGACCAGCATGGCAGCGGCGCTCGGTCTCGGCATCATCCTCGGCAAGCTGCTCAGCCGCTGA